The Ovis aries strain OAR_USU_Benz2616 breed Rambouillet chromosome 11, ARS-UI_Ramb_v3.0, whole genome shotgun sequence genome window below encodes:
- the AKAP1 gene encoding A-kinase anchor protein 1, mitochondrial isoform X1 → MTIQFRSLFPLALPGVLALLGWWWFFSRKKEPLDSHDRAAEAGAVALRAGPAAQEALAAEDARPGVASPPPETELCGSGRPSPEPPALLRAHPACRRSESSGSLPNPADTRLRPGARKEVELALAGDEAKAVPLECPLPAPKGLPFPHEAVEVCKREAVLGRPGGRGLQGQPAAPVEKPCIGEKARETGGAEGTGDAVLGENVLEEGPAAWEPAPELELQSGRAAGAGEKGPGCPLDEAVAEAVPEETLAPRGQAGRAWDGAFPQEQGGEETWDRSEKIEQAAFQIISKVILEATEEVLATTMGRIAGRVCQASAAQPQGPEEESCAPASQKTPLGLEASEPTLAEAEAPVSLGDTAVPSAEPPAGDLPAPKTYVSCLSSPLSSPTKDRKPKNSAHHISLAPCPPPAAPLREFLDKAGGPGEEATRVPCVSDGGQAVPGGDSAVASGQHSDSASNSGLEDCCPETAPSPRGEAATPPLPESTVPVSNGVLKGELSDLGTEDGWTVDAEADHSGEALSGSVPRDGHSLEPSREARAFLPVAATCSFAESLSHFLSVQLQFHPRERGTLVMKCPMGFSSADPSVDSSDCSLTGSDGNSMDSVDSCCGLRKPDGFQNAQAGSNPKKVDLIIWEIEVPKHLVGRLIGKQGRYVSFLKQTSGAKIYISTLPYTQNIQVCHIEGSQHHVDKALNLIGKKFKELNLTNIYAPPLPSLALPSLPMTSWLMLPDGVTVEVIVVNQVNAGHLFVQQHTHPTFHALRSLDQQMYLCYSQPGIPTLPTPVEITVICAAPGVDGAWWRAQVVAAYEDTNEVEIRYVDYGGYKRVKVDVLRQIRSDFVTLPFQGAEVLLDSVMPLSDDDHFSPEADAAMSEMTGNTALLAQVTSYSPTGLPLIQLWSVVGDEVSSGLLSPSRPETLLVATVGAGMRLSSRGWRLEVQLTIPAELWRPRSRTSRGSSGPCPLGFSPLSLGTRAWTACSPAGRACP, encoded by the exons ATGACGATCCAGTTCCGCTCACTCTTCCCCCTGGCCCTGCCTGGAGTGCTGGCGCTCCTCGGCTGGTGGTGGTTTTTCTCCCGTAAAAAAGAGCCCCTCGACAGCCACGACAGAGCAGCGGAGGCCGGTGCGGTGGCGCTGCGGGCCGGCCCTGCGGCCCAGGAGGCGCTCGCAGCAGAAGACGCGCGGCCTGGAGTAGCCAGCCCGCCGCCCGAGACGGAGCTGTGCGGCAGCGGCAGGCCCTCGCCGGAGCCGCCGGCCCTGTTGCGGGCACACCCGGCGTGCCGGAGGTCCGAGTCCTCGGGCAGCCTTCCCAACCCCGCGGACACGAGACTCCGCCCGGGAGCGCGCAAGGAGGTGGAGCTCGCCCTTGCGGGCGACGAAGCCAAGGCTGTCCCTCTGGAGTGTCCTCTGCCAGCTCCCAAGGGCCTTCCGTTCCCCCACGAGGCAGTCGAAGTGTGTAAGCGAGAGGCCGTGCTGGGCCGGCCGGGGGGACGGGGCCTCCAGGGCCAGCCTGCAGCCCCCGTGGAAAAACCGTGCATCGGAGAGAAGGCCCGGGAGACAGGGGGCGCCGAAGGCACCGGGGACGCGGTGCTGGGAGAGAACGTGCTGGAGGAAGGGCCGGCGGCCTGGGAGCCAGCCCCCGAGTTAGAGTTACAGAGTGGCCGGGCGGCCGGAGCGGGAGAGAAGGGCCCGGGCTGCCCGCTGGATGAGGCTGTGGCGGAGGCGGTGCCGGAGGAGACGCTGGCGCCGAGGGGCCAGGCGGGCCGAGCCTGGGATGGAGCCTTTCCCCAGGAGCAGGGCGGGGAGGAGACCTGGGACAGAAGCGAGAAGATCGAGCAGGCTGCCTTCCAGATCATCTCCAAAGTGATCCTGGAGGCCACTGAGGAGGTGCTGGCCACCACCATGGGCAGGATTGCGGGCAGGGTGTGTCAGGCCTCAGCCGCCCAGCCCCAGGGGCCGGAGGAGGAGAGCTGTGCCCCCGCCAGCCAGAAAACCCCCCTGGGCCTGGAGGCCTCGGAGCCCACCCTGGCTGAGGCGGAGGCACCCGTGAGTCTGGGGGACACGGCCGTCCCCTCCGCAGAGCCTCCGGCAGGGGACCTGCCAGCACCAAAGACCTACGTGAGCTGCCTGAGCAGCCCTCTGTCCAGCCCCACCAAGGACAGGAAGCCAAAGAACTCTGCACACCACATCTCCCTGGCCCCCTGCCCTCCGCCGGCTGCCCCCCTCCGAGAGTTCCTGGACAAGGCAGGCGGCCCCGGGGAAGAGGCCACCCGTGTCCCCTGCGTGTCTGACGGCGGCCAGGCTGTCCCTGGAGGGGACAGTGCTGTCGCCTCCGGGCAGCACTCAGATTCTGCCAGCAACTCGGGGCTTGAAGACTGTTGTCCGGAgactgcccccagccccaggggcgAGGCCGCCACCCCACCGCTGCCTGAAAGTACTGTGCCCGTCAGCAATGGGGTGCTGAAGGGGGAGCTGTCGGACTTGGGGACCGAGGACGGATGGACTGTGGACGCGGAAGCAGACCATTCGGGAG aagctcTTTCGGGGTCAGTGCCCAGAGATGGCCACAGCCTCGAACCCTCGCGGGAGGCTCGCGCCTTCCTGCCTGTTGCTGCCACCTGTTCCTTCGCAGAGAGCCTCAGCCATTTCCTTTCTGTGCAGCTGCAGTTCCACCCCCGGGAAAGGGGCACTTTGGTAATGAAGTGTCCAATGGGTTTTTCGAGTGCTGACCCCAGCGTAGACAGTTCAGACTGCTCACTTACAG GTTCAGACGGGAACAGCATGGACTCGGTGGACAGCTGCTGTGGCCTCAGGAAGCCTGACGGTTTCCAGAATGCCCAGGCAGGCTCCAATCCCAAGAAGGTTGACCTGATCATCTGGGAGATCGAGGTGCCAAAG CACCTGGTTGGTCGGCTGATTGGCAAGCAGGGGCGCTACGTGAGCTTTCTCAAGCAGACATCTGGTGCCAAGATCTACATCTCCACCCTGCCTTACACCCAGAACATCCAGGTCTGCCACATCGAAG GCTCTCAGCATCATGTGGACAAGGCGCTGAACTTGATTGGCAAGAAGTTCAAAGAACTGAACCTCACCAACATCTACGCTCCCCCGCTGCCTTCGCTGGCACTGCCTTCTCTTCCAATGACTTCCTGG CTCATGCTTCCGGACGGCGTCACTGTGGAGGTCATCGTGGTCAACCAGGTCAACGCCGGGCACCTGTTTGTGCAGCAGCACACTCACCCCACCTTCCACGCGCTGCGTAGCCTGGACCAGCAGATGTATCTCTGCTACTCTCAGCCTGGCATCCCCACCTTGCCCACCCCGGTGGAGA TAACGGTCATCTGTGCTGCCCCCGGCGTGGACGGGGCCTGGTGGCGAGCCCAGGTGGTGGCCGCCTACGAGGACACCAATGAGGTCGAGATTCGCTACGTCGACTATGGCGGCTACAAGAGGGTGAAAGTGGACGTGCTGCGGCAGATCCG gtctgactttgtgaccctgcCGTTCCAGGGAGCGGAGGTGCTTCTGGACAGCGTGATGCCCCTGTCAG ACGATGACCACTTCTCCCCCGAGGCAGACGCGGCTATGAGCGAGATGACGGGGAACACGGCGCTGCTGGCTCAG GTGACAAGTTACAGCCCAACCGGCCTTCCTCTGATTCAGCTGTGGAGCGTGGTTGGAGATGAAGTAAGTTCTGGCCTCCTCTCCCCGTCACGCCCAGAGACACTCTTGGTGGCCACAGTTGGAGCGGGCATGCGGCTGTCGTCGAGGGGGTGGCGGCTGGAGGTGCAGCTGACGATCCCCGCAGAGCTGTGGCGGCCCCGTAGCAGGACGTCCCGGGGCTCTAGTGGACCTTGTCCCTTGGGgttttctcctctgtctcttggTACTAGAGCGTGGACAGCCTGCTCGCCCGCTGGCAGAGCCTGTCCATGA
- the AKAP1 gene encoding A-kinase anchor protein 1, mitochondrial isoform X3, whose product MTIQFRSLFPLALPGVLALLGWWWFFSRKKEPLDSHDRAAEAGAVALRAGPAAQEALAAEDARPGVASPPPETELCGSGRPSPEPPALLRAHPACRRSESSGSLPNPADTRLRPGARKEVELALAGDEAKAVPLECPLPAPKGLPFPHEAVEVCKREAVLGRPGGRGLQGQPAAPVEKPCIGEKARETGGAEGTGDAVLGENVLEEGPAAWEPAPELELQSGRAAGAGEKGPGCPLDEAVAEAVPEETLAPRGQAGRAWDGAFPQEQGGEETWDRSEKIEQAAFQIISKVILEATEEVLATTMGRIAGRVCQASAAQPQGPEEESCAPASQKTPLGLEASEPTLAEAEAPVSLGDTAVPSAEPPAGDLPAPKTYVSCLSSPLSSPTKDRKPKNSAHHISLAPCPPPAAPLREFLDKAGGPGEEATRVPCVSDGGQAVPGGDSAVASGQHSDSASNSGLEDCCPETAPSPRGEAATPPLPESTVPVSNGVLKGELSDLGTEDGWTVDAEADHSGGSDGNSMDSVDSCCGLRKPDGFQNAQAGSNPKKVDLIIWEIEVPKHLVGRLIGKQGRYVSFLKQTSGAKIYISTLPYTQNIQVCHIEGSQHHVDKALNLIGKKFKELNLTNIYAPPLPSLALPSLPMTSWLMLPDGVTVEVIVVNQVNAGHLFVQQHTHPTFHALRSLDQQMYLCYSQPGIPTLPTPVEITVICAAPGVDGAWWRAQVVAAYEDTNEVEIRYVDYGGYKRVKVDVLRQIRSDFVTLPFQGAEVLLDSVMPLSDDDHFSPEADAAMSEMTGNTALLAQVTSYSPTGLPLIQLWSVVGDEVSSGLLSPSRPETLLVATVGAGMRLSSRGWRLEVQLTIPAELWRPRSRTSRGSSGPCPLGFSPLSLGTRAWTACSPAGRACP is encoded by the exons ATGACGATCCAGTTCCGCTCACTCTTCCCCCTGGCCCTGCCTGGAGTGCTGGCGCTCCTCGGCTGGTGGTGGTTTTTCTCCCGTAAAAAAGAGCCCCTCGACAGCCACGACAGAGCAGCGGAGGCCGGTGCGGTGGCGCTGCGGGCCGGCCCTGCGGCCCAGGAGGCGCTCGCAGCAGAAGACGCGCGGCCTGGAGTAGCCAGCCCGCCGCCCGAGACGGAGCTGTGCGGCAGCGGCAGGCCCTCGCCGGAGCCGCCGGCCCTGTTGCGGGCACACCCGGCGTGCCGGAGGTCCGAGTCCTCGGGCAGCCTTCCCAACCCCGCGGACACGAGACTCCGCCCGGGAGCGCGCAAGGAGGTGGAGCTCGCCCTTGCGGGCGACGAAGCCAAGGCTGTCCCTCTGGAGTGTCCTCTGCCAGCTCCCAAGGGCCTTCCGTTCCCCCACGAGGCAGTCGAAGTGTGTAAGCGAGAGGCCGTGCTGGGCCGGCCGGGGGGACGGGGCCTCCAGGGCCAGCCTGCAGCCCCCGTGGAAAAACCGTGCATCGGAGAGAAGGCCCGGGAGACAGGGGGCGCCGAAGGCACCGGGGACGCGGTGCTGGGAGAGAACGTGCTGGAGGAAGGGCCGGCGGCCTGGGAGCCAGCCCCCGAGTTAGAGTTACAGAGTGGCCGGGCGGCCGGAGCGGGAGAGAAGGGCCCGGGCTGCCCGCTGGATGAGGCTGTGGCGGAGGCGGTGCCGGAGGAGACGCTGGCGCCGAGGGGCCAGGCGGGCCGAGCCTGGGATGGAGCCTTTCCCCAGGAGCAGGGCGGGGAGGAGACCTGGGACAGAAGCGAGAAGATCGAGCAGGCTGCCTTCCAGATCATCTCCAAAGTGATCCTGGAGGCCACTGAGGAGGTGCTGGCCACCACCATGGGCAGGATTGCGGGCAGGGTGTGTCAGGCCTCAGCCGCCCAGCCCCAGGGGCCGGAGGAGGAGAGCTGTGCCCCCGCCAGCCAGAAAACCCCCCTGGGCCTGGAGGCCTCGGAGCCCACCCTGGCTGAGGCGGAGGCACCCGTGAGTCTGGGGGACACGGCCGTCCCCTCCGCAGAGCCTCCGGCAGGGGACCTGCCAGCACCAAAGACCTACGTGAGCTGCCTGAGCAGCCCTCTGTCCAGCCCCACCAAGGACAGGAAGCCAAAGAACTCTGCACACCACATCTCCCTGGCCCCCTGCCCTCCGCCGGCTGCCCCCCTCCGAGAGTTCCTGGACAAGGCAGGCGGCCCCGGGGAAGAGGCCACCCGTGTCCCCTGCGTGTCTGACGGCGGCCAGGCTGTCCCTGGAGGGGACAGTGCTGTCGCCTCCGGGCAGCACTCAGATTCTGCCAGCAACTCGGGGCTTGAAGACTGTTGTCCGGAgactgcccccagccccaggggcgAGGCCGCCACCCCACCGCTGCCTGAAAGTACTGTGCCCGTCAGCAATGGGGTGCTGAAGGGGGAGCTGTCGGACTTGGGGACCGAGGACGGATGGACTGTGGACGCGGAAGCAGACCATTCGGGAG GTTCAGACGGGAACAGCATGGACTCGGTGGACAGCTGCTGTGGCCTCAGGAAGCCTGACGGTTTCCAGAATGCCCAGGCAGGCTCCAATCCCAAGAAGGTTGACCTGATCATCTGGGAGATCGAGGTGCCAAAG CACCTGGTTGGTCGGCTGATTGGCAAGCAGGGGCGCTACGTGAGCTTTCTCAAGCAGACATCTGGTGCCAAGATCTACATCTCCACCCTGCCTTACACCCAGAACATCCAGGTCTGCCACATCGAAG GCTCTCAGCATCATGTGGACAAGGCGCTGAACTTGATTGGCAAGAAGTTCAAAGAACTGAACCTCACCAACATCTACGCTCCCCCGCTGCCTTCGCTGGCACTGCCTTCTCTTCCAATGACTTCCTGG CTCATGCTTCCGGACGGCGTCACTGTGGAGGTCATCGTGGTCAACCAGGTCAACGCCGGGCACCTGTTTGTGCAGCAGCACACTCACCCCACCTTCCACGCGCTGCGTAGCCTGGACCAGCAGATGTATCTCTGCTACTCTCAGCCTGGCATCCCCACCTTGCCCACCCCGGTGGAGA TAACGGTCATCTGTGCTGCCCCCGGCGTGGACGGGGCCTGGTGGCGAGCCCAGGTGGTGGCCGCCTACGAGGACACCAATGAGGTCGAGATTCGCTACGTCGACTATGGCGGCTACAAGAGGGTGAAAGTGGACGTGCTGCGGCAGATCCG gtctgactttgtgaccctgcCGTTCCAGGGAGCGGAGGTGCTTCTGGACAGCGTGATGCCCCTGTCAG ACGATGACCACTTCTCCCCCGAGGCAGACGCGGCTATGAGCGAGATGACGGGGAACACGGCGCTGCTGGCTCAG GTGACAAGTTACAGCCCAACCGGCCTTCCTCTGATTCAGCTGTGGAGCGTGGTTGGAGATGAAGTAAGTTCTGGCCTCCTCTCCCCGTCACGCCCAGAGACACTCTTGGTGGCCACAGTTGGAGCGGGCATGCGGCTGTCGTCGAGGGGGTGGCGGCTGGAGGTGCAGCTGACGATCCCCGCAGAGCTGTGGCGGCCCCGTAGCAGGACGTCCCGGGGCTCTAGTGGACCTTGTCCCTTGGGgttttctcctctgtctcttggTACTAGAGCGTGGACAGCCTGCTCGCCCGCTGGCAGAGCCTGTCCATGA
- the AKAP1 gene encoding A-kinase anchor protein 1, mitochondrial isoform X2 encodes MTIQFRSLFPLALPGVLALLGWWWFFSRKKEPLDSHDRAAEAGAVALRAGPAAQEALAAEDARPGVASPPPETELCGSGRPSPEPPALLRAHPACRRSESSGSLPNPADTRLRPGARKEVELALAGDEAKAVPLECPLPAPKGLPFPHEAVEVCKREAVLGRPGGRGLQGQPAAPVEKPCIGEKARETGGAEGTGDAVLGENVLEEGPAAWEPAPELELQSGRAAGAGEKGPGCPLDEAVAEAVPEETLAPRGQAGRAWDGAFPQEQGGEETWDRSEKIEQAAFQIISKVILEATEEVLATTMGRIAGRVCQASAAQPQGPEEESCAPASQKTPLGLEASEPTLAEAEAPVSLGDTAVPSAEPPAGDLPAPKTYVSCLSSPLSSPTKDRKPKNSAHHISLAPCPPPAAPLREFLDKAGGPGEEATRVPCVSDGGQAVPGGDSAVASGQHSDSASNSGLEDCCPETAPSPRGEAATPPLPESTVPVSNGVLKGELSDLGTEDGWTVDAEADHSGEALSGSVPRDGHSLEPSREARAFLPVAATCSFAESLSHFLSVQLQFHPRERGTLVMKCPMGFSSADPSVDSSDCSLTGSDGNSMDSVDSCCGLRKPDGFQNAQAGSNPKKVDLIIWEIEVPKHLVGRLIGKQGRYVSFLKQTSGAKIYISTLPYTQNIQVCHIEGSQHHVDKALNLIGKKFKELNLTNIYAPPLPSLALPSLPMTSWLMLPDGVTVEVIVVNQVNAGHLFVQQHTHPTFHALRSLDQQMYLCYSQPGIPTLPTPVEITVICAAPGVDGAWWRAQVVAAYEDTNEVEIRYVDYGGYKRVKVDVLRQIRSDFVTLPFQGAEVLLDSVMPLSDDDHFSPEADAAMSEMTGNTALLAQVTSYSPTGLPLIQLWSVVGDEVVLINRSLVERGLAQWVDSCYSSL; translated from the exons ATGACGATCCAGTTCCGCTCACTCTTCCCCCTGGCCCTGCCTGGAGTGCTGGCGCTCCTCGGCTGGTGGTGGTTTTTCTCCCGTAAAAAAGAGCCCCTCGACAGCCACGACAGAGCAGCGGAGGCCGGTGCGGTGGCGCTGCGGGCCGGCCCTGCGGCCCAGGAGGCGCTCGCAGCAGAAGACGCGCGGCCTGGAGTAGCCAGCCCGCCGCCCGAGACGGAGCTGTGCGGCAGCGGCAGGCCCTCGCCGGAGCCGCCGGCCCTGTTGCGGGCACACCCGGCGTGCCGGAGGTCCGAGTCCTCGGGCAGCCTTCCCAACCCCGCGGACACGAGACTCCGCCCGGGAGCGCGCAAGGAGGTGGAGCTCGCCCTTGCGGGCGACGAAGCCAAGGCTGTCCCTCTGGAGTGTCCTCTGCCAGCTCCCAAGGGCCTTCCGTTCCCCCACGAGGCAGTCGAAGTGTGTAAGCGAGAGGCCGTGCTGGGCCGGCCGGGGGGACGGGGCCTCCAGGGCCAGCCTGCAGCCCCCGTGGAAAAACCGTGCATCGGAGAGAAGGCCCGGGAGACAGGGGGCGCCGAAGGCACCGGGGACGCGGTGCTGGGAGAGAACGTGCTGGAGGAAGGGCCGGCGGCCTGGGAGCCAGCCCCCGAGTTAGAGTTACAGAGTGGCCGGGCGGCCGGAGCGGGAGAGAAGGGCCCGGGCTGCCCGCTGGATGAGGCTGTGGCGGAGGCGGTGCCGGAGGAGACGCTGGCGCCGAGGGGCCAGGCGGGCCGAGCCTGGGATGGAGCCTTTCCCCAGGAGCAGGGCGGGGAGGAGACCTGGGACAGAAGCGAGAAGATCGAGCAGGCTGCCTTCCAGATCATCTCCAAAGTGATCCTGGAGGCCACTGAGGAGGTGCTGGCCACCACCATGGGCAGGATTGCGGGCAGGGTGTGTCAGGCCTCAGCCGCCCAGCCCCAGGGGCCGGAGGAGGAGAGCTGTGCCCCCGCCAGCCAGAAAACCCCCCTGGGCCTGGAGGCCTCGGAGCCCACCCTGGCTGAGGCGGAGGCACCCGTGAGTCTGGGGGACACGGCCGTCCCCTCCGCAGAGCCTCCGGCAGGGGACCTGCCAGCACCAAAGACCTACGTGAGCTGCCTGAGCAGCCCTCTGTCCAGCCCCACCAAGGACAGGAAGCCAAAGAACTCTGCACACCACATCTCCCTGGCCCCCTGCCCTCCGCCGGCTGCCCCCCTCCGAGAGTTCCTGGACAAGGCAGGCGGCCCCGGGGAAGAGGCCACCCGTGTCCCCTGCGTGTCTGACGGCGGCCAGGCTGTCCCTGGAGGGGACAGTGCTGTCGCCTCCGGGCAGCACTCAGATTCTGCCAGCAACTCGGGGCTTGAAGACTGTTGTCCGGAgactgcccccagccccaggggcgAGGCCGCCACCCCACCGCTGCCTGAAAGTACTGTGCCCGTCAGCAATGGGGTGCTGAAGGGGGAGCTGTCGGACTTGGGGACCGAGGACGGATGGACTGTGGACGCGGAAGCAGACCATTCGGGAG aagctcTTTCGGGGTCAGTGCCCAGAGATGGCCACAGCCTCGAACCCTCGCGGGAGGCTCGCGCCTTCCTGCCTGTTGCTGCCACCTGTTCCTTCGCAGAGAGCCTCAGCCATTTCCTTTCTGTGCAGCTGCAGTTCCACCCCCGGGAAAGGGGCACTTTGGTAATGAAGTGTCCAATGGGTTTTTCGAGTGCTGACCCCAGCGTAGACAGTTCAGACTGCTCACTTACAG GTTCAGACGGGAACAGCATGGACTCGGTGGACAGCTGCTGTGGCCTCAGGAAGCCTGACGGTTTCCAGAATGCCCAGGCAGGCTCCAATCCCAAGAAGGTTGACCTGATCATCTGGGAGATCGAGGTGCCAAAG CACCTGGTTGGTCGGCTGATTGGCAAGCAGGGGCGCTACGTGAGCTTTCTCAAGCAGACATCTGGTGCCAAGATCTACATCTCCACCCTGCCTTACACCCAGAACATCCAGGTCTGCCACATCGAAG GCTCTCAGCATCATGTGGACAAGGCGCTGAACTTGATTGGCAAGAAGTTCAAAGAACTGAACCTCACCAACATCTACGCTCCCCCGCTGCCTTCGCTGGCACTGCCTTCTCTTCCAATGACTTCCTGG CTCATGCTTCCGGACGGCGTCACTGTGGAGGTCATCGTGGTCAACCAGGTCAACGCCGGGCACCTGTTTGTGCAGCAGCACACTCACCCCACCTTCCACGCGCTGCGTAGCCTGGACCAGCAGATGTATCTCTGCTACTCTCAGCCTGGCATCCCCACCTTGCCCACCCCGGTGGAGA TAACGGTCATCTGTGCTGCCCCCGGCGTGGACGGGGCCTGGTGGCGAGCCCAGGTGGTGGCCGCCTACGAGGACACCAATGAGGTCGAGATTCGCTACGTCGACTATGGCGGCTACAAGAGGGTGAAAGTGGACGTGCTGCGGCAGATCCG gtctgactttgtgaccctgcCGTTCCAGGGAGCGGAGGTGCTTCTGGACAGCGTGATGCCCCTGTCAG ACGATGACCACTTCTCCCCCGAGGCAGACGCGGCTATGAGCGAGATGACGGGGAACACGGCGCTGCTGGCTCAG GTGACAAGTTACAGCCCAACCGGCCTTCCTCTGATTCAGCTGTGGAGCGTGGTTGGAGATGAA GTGGTACTGATAAACCGGTCGCTGGTGGAGCGAGGACTCGCTCAGTGGGTGGACAGCTGCTACTCAAGCCTCTGA
- the AKAP1 gene encoding A-kinase anchor protein 1, mitochondrial isoform X4 gives MTIQFRSLFPLALPGVLALLGWWWFFSRKKEPLDSHDRAAEAGAVALRAGPAAQEALAAEDARPGVASPPPETELCGSGRPSPEPPALLRAHPACRRSESSGSLPNPADTRLRPGARKEVELALAGDEAKAVPLECPLPAPKGLPFPHEAVEVCKREAVLGRPGGRGLQGQPAAPVEKPCIGEKARETGGAEGTGDAVLGENVLEEGPAAWEPAPELELQSGRAAGAGEKGPGCPLDEAVAEAVPEETLAPRGQAGRAWDGAFPQEQGGEETWDRSEKIEQAAFQIISKVILEATEEVLATTMGRIAGRVCQASAAQPQGPEEESCAPASQKTPLGLEASEPTLAEAEAPVSLGDTAVPSAEPPAGDLPAPKTYVSCLSSPLSSPTKDRKPKNSAHHISLAPCPPPAAPLREFLDKAGGPGEEATRVPCVSDGGQAVPGGDSAVASGQHSDSASNSGLEDCCPETAPSPRGEAATPPLPESTVPVSNGVLKGELSDLGTEDGWTVDAEADHSGGSDGNSMDSVDSCCGLRKPDGFQNAQAGSNPKKVDLIIWEIEVPKHLVGRLIGKQGRYVSFLKQTSGAKIYISTLPYTQNIQVCHIEGSQHHVDKALNLIGKKFKELNLTNIYAPPLPSLALPSLPMTSWLMLPDGVTVEVIVVNQVNAGHLFVQQHTHPTFHALRSLDQQMYLCYSQPGIPTLPTPVEITVICAAPGVDGAWWRAQVVAAYEDTNEVEIRYVDYGGYKRVKVDVLRQIRSDFVTLPFQGAEVLLDSVMPLSDDDHFSPEADAAMSEMTGNTALLAQVTSYSPTGLPLIQLWSVVGDEVVLINRSLVERGLAQWVDSCYSSL, from the exons ATGACGATCCAGTTCCGCTCACTCTTCCCCCTGGCCCTGCCTGGAGTGCTGGCGCTCCTCGGCTGGTGGTGGTTTTTCTCCCGTAAAAAAGAGCCCCTCGACAGCCACGACAGAGCAGCGGAGGCCGGTGCGGTGGCGCTGCGGGCCGGCCCTGCGGCCCAGGAGGCGCTCGCAGCAGAAGACGCGCGGCCTGGAGTAGCCAGCCCGCCGCCCGAGACGGAGCTGTGCGGCAGCGGCAGGCCCTCGCCGGAGCCGCCGGCCCTGTTGCGGGCACACCCGGCGTGCCGGAGGTCCGAGTCCTCGGGCAGCCTTCCCAACCCCGCGGACACGAGACTCCGCCCGGGAGCGCGCAAGGAGGTGGAGCTCGCCCTTGCGGGCGACGAAGCCAAGGCTGTCCCTCTGGAGTGTCCTCTGCCAGCTCCCAAGGGCCTTCCGTTCCCCCACGAGGCAGTCGAAGTGTGTAAGCGAGAGGCCGTGCTGGGCCGGCCGGGGGGACGGGGCCTCCAGGGCCAGCCTGCAGCCCCCGTGGAAAAACCGTGCATCGGAGAGAAGGCCCGGGAGACAGGGGGCGCCGAAGGCACCGGGGACGCGGTGCTGGGAGAGAACGTGCTGGAGGAAGGGCCGGCGGCCTGGGAGCCAGCCCCCGAGTTAGAGTTACAGAGTGGCCGGGCGGCCGGAGCGGGAGAGAAGGGCCCGGGCTGCCCGCTGGATGAGGCTGTGGCGGAGGCGGTGCCGGAGGAGACGCTGGCGCCGAGGGGCCAGGCGGGCCGAGCCTGGGATGGAGCCTTTCCCCAGGAGCAGGGCGGGGAGGAGACCTGGGACAGAAGCGAGAAGATCGAGCAGGCTGCCTTCCAGATCATCTCCAAAGTGATCCTGGAGGCCACTGAGGAGGTGCTGGCCACCACCATGGGCAGGATTGCGGGCAGGGTGTGTCAGGCCTCAGCCGCCCAGCCCCAGGGGCCGGAGGAGGAGAGCTGTGCCCCCGCCAGCCAGAAAACCCCCCTGGGCCTGGAGGCCTCGGAGCCCACCCTGGCTGAGGCGGAGGCACCCGTGAGTCTGGGGGACACGGCCGTCCCCTCCGCAGAGCCTCCGGCAGGGGACCTGCCAGCACCAAAGACCTACGTGAGCTGCCTGAGCAGCCCTCTGTCCAGCCCCACCAAGGACAGGAAGCCAAAGAACTCTGCACACCACATCTCCCTGGCCCCCTGCCCTCCGCCGGCTGCCCCCCTCCGAGAGTTCCTGGACAAGGCAGGCGGCCCCGGGGAAGAGGCCACCCGTGTCCCCTGCGTGTCTGACGGCGGCCAGGCTGTCCCTGGAGGGGACAGTGCTGTCGCCTCCGGGCAGCACTCAGATTCTGCCAGCAACTCGGGGCTTGAAGACTGTTGTCCGGAgactgcccccagccccaggggcgAGGCCGCCACCCCACCGCTGCCTGAAAGTACTGTGCCCGTCAGCAATGGGGTGCTGAAGGGGGAGCTGTCGGACTTGGGGACCGAGGACGGATGGACTGTGGACGCGGAAGCAGACCATTCGGGAG GTTCAGACGGGAACAGCATGGACTCGGTGGACAGCTGCTGTGGCCTCAGGAAGCCTGACGGTTTCCAGAATGCCCAGGCAGGCTCCAATCCCAAGAAGGTTGACCTGATCATCTGGGAGATCGAGGTGCCAAAG CACCTGGTTGGTCGGCTGATTGGCAAGCAGGGGCGCTACGTGAGCTTTCTCAAGCAGACATCTGGTGCCAAGATCTACATCTCCACCCTGCCTTACACCCAGAACATCCAGGTCTGCCACATCGAAG GCTCTCAGCATCATGTGGACAAGGCGCTGAACTTGATTGGCAAGAAGTTCAAAGAACTGAACCTCACCAACATCTACGCTCCCCCGCTGCCTTCGCTGGCACTGCCTTCTCTTCCAATGACTTCCTGG CTCATGCTTCCGGACGGCGTCACTGTGGAGGTCATCGTGGTCAACCAGGTCAACGCCGGGCACCTGTTTGTGCAGCAGCACACTCACCCCACCTTCCACGCGCTGCGTAGCCTGGACCAGCAGATGTATCTCTGCTACTCTCAGCCTGGCATCCCCACCTTGCCCACCCCGGTGGAGA TAACGGTCATCTGTGCTGCCCCCGGCGTGGACGGGGCCTGGTGGCGAGCCCAGGTGGTGGCCGCCTACGAGGACACCAATGAGGTCGAGATTCGCTACGTCGACTATGGCGGCTACAAGAGGGTGAAAGTGGACGTGCTGCGGCAGATCCG gtctgactttgtgaccctgcCGTTCCAGGGAGCGGAGGTGCTTCTGGACAGCGTGATGCCCCTGTCAG ACGATGACCACTTCTCCCCCGAGGCAGACGCGGCTATGAGCGAGATGACGGGGAACACGGCGCTGCTGGCTCAG GTGACAAGTTACAGCCCAACCGGCCTTCCTCTGATTCAGCTGTGGAGCGTGGTTGGAGATGAA GTGGTACTGATAAACCGGTCGCTGGTGGAGCGAGGACTCGCTCAGTGGGTGGACAGCTGCTACTCAAGCCTCTGA